GAAGAACTATTAGAAGAATAGAAATATAACGCCTTCCTAAATTTTAGGAAGGCGTTATATTTTCTTACATTAAATTTTTAAATATACATAAATTAGTTAAATATAGTATAATATAAATGCAGTATAGTGAATTCGTCTTGATAATATTTTCCTAGTTAATATATTAAGATTGTGGTATTATATTTAAGTGTTTTATTAAGCATAAGAGGAGGAAAAGAGAATTATGAACAGAAAAATATCTAGAGAAGTTGCTATGAAGGTCTTATATCAGATGTTAATAAATAAAGATACATATGAAAATGTAAAAGAAAATTTATATGAAATTGTAAAAGCTGAAGAGTTAAAAAGTATTGACAATACATACATAGACACGGTAGTTAAAGGTGTTATAGATAATATAGATGAATTAGATAAGAAAATAGAAGATAACTTAGTTAATTGGAAAATAAATAGAATACCTAAAGTTAACTTATGTATACTAAGATTAAGTATATATGAAATATTATATCTAGAAGAAATTCCCAATAAAGTTTCTATAAATGAAGCAGTAGAACTTACTAAAAAATATTCAGATGATAAATCTAGTAAATTCATTAATGGTGTTTTAGCAAAGTTTTTATAATATCCTTAAATTGATAGGCATTTTATCTTTTGATAAATTTTCTATAAAAATATGATTAAGGGGAGATACAAATGGGTATTGTTTTAAAAGGTAAGGAATTAAATGAGGTTTATACTAGTAAGCTTAAAACTATGGTAGACAAAAGAAGAAATGAAGGAAAAAATATTCCTTGTTTAACGGCAGTACTTGTAGGAAACGATGGTGGATCTCTTTTTTATGTAAACTATCAGAAGAAAATGTGTGATAAAGTAGGAATTAAATATAATTTAATTCACTTAGAAGAAGATACTAATGAGGAGAAATTACTAAAAACTATAGAAAAATTAAATGAATATAGGGAAGTTCATGGTATTATACTACAATTACCACTGCCAAAAGGTCTAAACCCTAAAAAGATCACATCTTGTATAAGTGAAAATAAAGATGTAGATGGATTAACTGATATAAACATAGGTAAATTATTTAAAGGTGAAGACTGTTTTATACCATGCACGCCTCGTTCAGTGCTAGAGATAGTAAAGTCTACGGGAGAAAAAATAGAAGGAAAGAATGCAGTTATAGTTGGTAGAAGTAATATAGTTGGAAAGCCAGCAGCTATGCTATTTTTACAAGAAAATGCTACAGTTACCATAGCACATTCTAGAACTGAAAGTTTAAACGAAGTTACAAATAAAGCAGACATATTAGTTGCTTGCGTTGGAGTACCAGGATTAATTACAAAGGAATATGTAAAAGAAGGGGCAATTGTTATAGATGTGGGTACCTCTAATGTAGATGGTAAAATGAAGGGTGATGTAGATTTTGATGGAGTAATAGAAAAGGCTGCATATGTAACACCAGTCCCAGGTGGAGTAGGATCGGTCACAACAATGATGCTTATACAAAATACGGTAGAAGCTGCGGAAAGGTTTGATAAATAGAAAATGTTAATTAAAGTTTTAACAGTTTCAAATTTAAACAACTATATTAAAAAGTCTTTTGATAATGATGTTATCCTAAATAATGTTTATGTTAAAGGTGAACTATCTAATTTTAAAGTTCACAGTAGTGGGCATATATATTTTTCTATAAAAGATTCTGGCTCCAAATTGAATTGTATAATGTTCAGAGACTATGCAAATACTTTAAAGTTCACTCCAAAAGAAGGGGATAAAGTAGTTGTAAAGGGAAGGGTTTCAGTCTATGAAAAAGAAGGATATTATCAGTTATATGCAAGAGAGATTGAACTTGAGGGCATCGGAGAACTTTATTATGAGTTCAATCTTTTAAAAGAAAAATTAAAGGAAGAAGGCCTTTTTGAAGAAAGACATAAAAAAGCATTACCTCTATATCCAAAGCGTATAGGGGTAATAACTTCCCCTACAGGAGCAGCCGTAAGGGATATTATTAATGTTTCATTAAGGAGAAATCCAAAGACAAATATCTTAATATATCCATCCCTTGTTCAAGGTGATTCAGCTCCAGAAAATTTAATTAAAGGTATAAAATATTTAAATAATATGGAAGATATAGACCTTATAATACTGGCAAGAGGTGGGGGCTCTATTGAAGAATTGTGGGCATTTAACAATGAAAAATTAGCCTATGCAATACATAACTCTAAAAAGCCCATAATTTCTGGAGTAGGTCACGAAACAGATTTTACAATTTCAGATTTTGTAAGTGACATGAGAGCAGCGACTCCTTCAGCAGCGGCAGAAATAGCAGTGCCATCCTATACGGAATTAAAAGATAGAATTTTTAATTTAACTCTTAATTTAAATAACAATATAGTATTTAAATTAAGAGAGGAAAAGGATAAGGTAAGCATAGTATTACACAAATTAAAATTACAAAGTCCTAAATCATATATAGTAAATCAATATGAATATATAGATTTCTTAATAAGCAAACTTAATAATAATATAGATTTCAATATAGGGTTAGAGAAAGAAAATTTAATTAAAAATGTATCCTTATTAGATGCACATAATCCATACAATGTACTTAAAAGAGGATACTCTATTTTGCAAGATAAGAATTTTAATATAATTAATAGCAAAGAGCAATTATCTAAAGAAAAAGAGGTTTTGATAACTTTAAAAGATGGAAAAATTAAGCTTAAAATAGAGGTGGTGGAATAATAAATGGCAGGTAAAAAACAGTCTTATGAAACCATGATTAAAAAACTCGAAGATATAGTGGGGAAAATGGATAATTCCGACTTGAAATTAGAGGATAGAATAAAAAACTATGAAGAAGGAATAAAATTATCTCAAAATTTATTTAAAATTTTAGATGATATGGAAGGTAAAATAAACATACTTAGAAATGGTGAAGAGAATAGTTTTTTAGAGGAAGACGGAAATTAAATGAGGTAAGAATATGAGCTATAAACTTTTAAAAGAAGAAATTGATAACTTTCTTAAGGAATACTTTGAAGGTAAGGGTTCTTATAATAAAATAATTTATGATGCAATGTCTTATAGTTTAAATATTGGTGGTAAGAGAATAAGACCAATATTAGCTATCTTAACTTATAAATTATATAATAATGACTACAAAACAATACTTCCTATAGCAGCGGCCATAGAAATGATACATACATATTCCTTAGTTCATGACGACCTACCTTCCATGGATAATGATGATTTAAGAAGAGGAAAGCCAACCAATCATAAAGTATATGGAGAAGCTATAGCAATACTTGCAGGAGACGCTCTTTTAAATGAGGCATTTAATATAATGATTTCTTGTGATATAGCAGATGATGTTAAATTAAGTGTCATGAACATTATATCAAAAGCTGCATCTGCAGAAGGAATGATAGGCGGTCAAGTAGTAGATATTTTAAGTGAAAATAAAGAGATTGAAAAAGAAGAACTTTACTATATGCATAGTAAAAAAACTGGTGAACTTATAAAATCTTCTATTTTAGCTGGAGCCTTTTTAGGAAAAGCTGAAGAGAAAGAATTAGATATATTAAGAGAGTATGGAGAAAAACTGGGACTTGTATTTCAAATTATAGATGACATATTAGATGTGGATGGAGATGCAAATAAGCTAGGTAAAAACATAGAAATGGATTTAACAAGACATAAGACGAATTTTATAACCATATATGGACTAGAAGGATGTAGAAAACTAGCAAAGGAAATAACTAATGAGTGTTTTTCTCTTTTAGATAGATTAGATAAAGATGTAGAGGAATTAAAAATGCTTACAGAGTTTTTATTAATACGAGAGTTTTAGCTTTATAAAAAGTTTTAGTAGGTACAAAGTTTATTTAGAAATTTTGTATAAAAATTAATTTTATGATATAATTTACGAAGAAAGTGGTATAGTATTCTAGTCGGGTAACTATTTTTGAAGGCGGGGCTAAAAATCCGTTGAAGGGCATATCGATGAAGTTCCTTGTGCTGGCTTATAACGCCCAGTCATGGGCTGGTGCTGGGAGTAAGAAAGTGGGGCAGCCGCAATGGCATGCGGTCCTGACCCTACTTTCGCGGAGACCATAACTTGTGGAATGGGCTAGATACCCATTCTACGATTATGGATTAAACCTACATTGTGGTGATCAGCTATGTGTAGTGTAGCCTGCCTTGAGTGATTTAGGTAGAGGCATATTAGCTTAAACCTAGGTTGCAAAAGAGGCTAAAGAAATAGCCAACTGTTGAGGAAAGCTCCTAGACTATTCGCTAAGAGGTATATTGGGGATTATAGTATGGTCTAAGTGGTAGTTCAGTACTATAAATAGGTGACATTATAGATAGAAGTTAAAGGGAAACCATCAAAGTGGCGACATTTTGATTTTTCTATGGGAAATCCAACTGGACCTAAGCCATAAAGTTTACTCAATATACTACCACTTGCTTTTTTTGGGGGTATTAAACTTGGAAGAGAGTAATAAAAAAAAGAATAAAAAAAAGGGGAAGTCTTTTAGTCAAAAAAAATGGATAATAACAATATTTATTTGGACTATATTGCTTGGTGGAAGTATATCCCTTTTATCTGATTCGCTACTAGGCAATTCATCATTGTTAGTAGCTTTTATTTTATTAACATTGATTATTCTAATTGGGATATTTTTTGATGCTATAGGAACAGCAGTAACTTCTGCGAGTGAAGTACCATTTCATGCAATGGCTTCCAAGAAGATTAGTGGAGCTAAAACAGCTGTTTCTCTAATTAGAAATGCAGATAAAGTAGCAAATTTTTGTAATGATGTTATTGGAGATATATGCGGTATTGTCAGTGGTTCTGCAGGGGCTATAATAACTAAAAAGTTTATGGAAAATTTAACTCCAAAGGAAAATGTTTTGAGTGTTATATTGCCTGCAATAATAGGAGCTTTAACGGCAGCATTTACTATTGGTGGCAAGGCTCTAGGAAAAAATTATGCTATAAAAAATTCAAATAACATTATATTTAATGTAGCAAAGTTTATTCAATTTTTTAAAAAGGAAAGATGAAAATGAGTGGGAAATTAGATAATTATTCGAATATAGATGAAATAAAAGAGATGTCTATAAAGGATTTAGAGAATTTTTCTGTAGACGTTAGAAAATTTTTAATAGATAAGGTTTCAAAAACTGGTGGACATTTGGCTTCAAATTTAGGTGTAGTAGAATTAACTTTAAGTCTTTATAAAGTTTTCGACTTTAATAATGATAGAGTAATATGGGATGTAGGACATCAATCATATGTACATAAGATATTAACTGGGAGAAAAGATAAATTTGACAACTTAAGAAACTATGGTGGTCTTAGTGGTTTTCCTAAGAGAAGTGAAAGTAAGTATGACTGCTTTGAAACAGGACATAGCTCAACATCTGTTTCAGCTGGTTTAGGTATTGCAAGAGCTAGAGATTTAAGTGGTAAAAAGTATGATGTAGTTTCAGTTATAGGTGACGGTGCATTAACAGGAGGCATGGCATTAGAAGCTTTAAATGATCTTGGGTATAATAAAACTAAAATGATAATCATTTTAAACGATAATCAAATGTCCATAGCTGAGAATGTAGGAGGAGTTTCTACTTATCTAAGTAAGCTAAGAACGAATCCTACGTACAACAAATTAAAAAGTGATGTAAACTCTACTTTAAGTAAGATTCCTGCAGTAGGAAAAGAGATGGTATCATCAATACAAAAATTAAAAGATGGATTTAAACAAATCATGGTTCCAGGCATGTTTTTTGAAGAAGTAGGAATCAGATATTTTGGACCAATAGACGGGCATAATATAAAAGATTTAACTGAGGTATTATCTCAAGCAAAACAAATTAATGAACCAGTTATAATACATGTGATTACTAAAAAGGGAAAAGGCTATAAATACGCAGAGCAAAATCCTAATAAATTTCACGGGGTGGGACCATTCAATTTTTCTAATGGAAAAACTGGATCTTCAAGTGGAGTATCATATTCCAAAGCTTTTGGTGATTCAATGATTGAACTTGCTAGGGAGAATAAAGACATTGTTGCTATTACAGCAGCTATGCCTGATGGAACTGGACTAAATGATTTTAAGAAAGCCTATAAAAATAGATTTTTTGATGTAGGAATTGCAGAGCAACATGCTGTAACATTAGCAGCTGGTATGGCATCTAATGGGCTTAAACCAGTTTTTGCTGTGTATTCAACGTTCTTACAAAGAGCCTTTGATCAAGTTTTACATGATGTATCAATACAGAACTTACCAGTAGTTTTTGCTATTGATAGAGCTGGTATAGTAGGACAAGATGGAGAGACCCATCAAGGGATTTTTGACCTTTCATATTTATCTCCTATACCGAACATGACAATAATGGCTCCTAAATGTGTAGATGAACTAAAATATATGTTGAAATGGGCTACAAGTCAAGATTTCGGTCCTATAGCTATAAGATATCCACGAGGTGGAGATAACCAAAATGTAAAATTTTCTCCTGTTAAAGAATTCAAAAGAGGAGAATGGGAAATAATATATGGTTCTGCAAAAATATCTATAATAGCCACAGGGAAAATGGTTCAACATGCTGTTTTAGCTAGAGAAGAACTACAGCTTAGGAACATAGATTGCGAAGTTATAAATGCAACCTTTATAAAGCCTATAGATGAAAAAATGATTAGGCACATGTCTAAAAACTCAGAATTAATTGTAACTATAGAAGATAATATTATTCAAGGGGGTCTAGCATCATTAGTAAATAGGAGTCTAGTTGAAAACTCTTATAAAGGAAAAGTTATTAATTTAGGCTTTAATGATGAATTTGTAACTCATGGTTCAGTAGATGAACTGTATAGATTGCATAAATTAGATTCTAATAGTATTGTAGAAAGAATTTTAAAAGAGTACAATAAATAATAGGTGACATATATGGAAAATAAAAAGGAAAGATTAGATGTTTTACTAATAAAAAAAGGAATATTTAAATCCAGAGAAAGAGCCAGAGAAAACATATTAAATAAAAAAGTATATGTAAATGGAAAAGTAGAAATTAAACCTGGTACGAAAGTAGATATTGAAAGTAAAATAGAATTTAAAGGGGAGCATCTAAAGTACGTAAGTAGAGGAGGACTTAAATTAGAAAAAGCATTATCTAAGTTTAATATAACTCTTCAAAATAAACTTTGTTTGGATATTGGAGCTTCTACAGGAGGATTCACTCATTGTATGCTATTAAGTGGTGCTAAGAAGATATTTGCCATTGATGTAGGAAAAGATCAGCTTCATGAAAGTTTAGAAAATAATCCTAAGGTCATATCCTATGAAGAAACTAATGTACGAGAACTTAAACAAAATCATTTTAATGAACTGGGAGATTTTGCATCTATAGATGTTTCTTTTATTTCATTAAAAAAAGTTATGGAAAATGTAATAGGTCTTTTAAAGGATACAGGAGAAATAGTTGCTCTTATAAAACCGCAATTTGAAGCCGGTAAAAGATTTTTAAACAAAAAGGGAGTAGTTAAGGATCAAAATATTCATAAAGAAGTAGTGGTAGATTTATATGAATACTTTAAATTGTTAAACTTTAAAATTTTAGGATTTGATTACTCCCCGGTTACTGGACCAAATGGGAATATAGAGTATTTAGTTCATTTAAGCAAAAATTCTGAAAATAATGATACTATATTTATAGAAGATATTCACGAAAAGATAAAAGAGGCATTTAACACTCTAAAGTAGGAGGCAACCTATGCAAAGGATAGGAATAAATATTAATAGGACAAAAGATAAAAGCAAAGAAGTATTAGATTTTATAAAAACTATAATATATGAAGAAATAGAAAACAGTACTGTTGTAGTATTAGATGAAGTTAATTTATCACCTTCCACCCTAAAGGAATTAGATATGGTAATAAGTTTAGGTGGAGATGGAACTATATTAAATACCTCTAGATTACTTGAAGGATATTCAATACCCATATTCGGTGTCAATATTGGTAATTTAGGTTTTTTAACTAGTTCAGAACTACATAATTTTAAGGAAGAACTAAGAAGCATACTAAAGAATGATTTTAAAGTTGAAGATAGACTTCTTTTAAATTGTAGTATGAATGAGGATGATAGTATAAGTTTTAAGGCTTTAAATGATATAGTAATATCAAAAGGGACTTTATCTAGAATAGTAAAATTTAATATTTATATAGATGATTCACTATTCACATCATTTAAATCAGATGGAATTATTATATCAACACCAACAGGATCAACTGCCTATTCTTTATCTGCAGGAGGACCTATAATTTATCCTACTTTAAAAGTGATTGCTATAACTCCAATATGTCCTCACATACTTGGAATGAGAACTCTTATAATCGATAGTAATTCTAAAATAGTAATAAAACCTGAACTTTCATTAGATAAAATATTTTTAACTGTAGATGGGCAGAACTCTAAAGAAATGTCAAAGAATGATTATATAACTATTCAATCTGCAGAAAAGAAATGTAAGTTAATAAGAACTAAGAGCTATGATTATTTTAGTGTTTTGAGGGATAAGATAATTCATAGGTAAAATAATTTATAGAAGGTGATAGTTGTGAAAAGTAAAAGACAATCTTTGATATTGGAAATAATTAATTCAATAGATATAGAAACTCAAGAAGATTTAGCGGGGGAGCTTGAAAAACGAGGGATATTTGTAAAGCAATCTACCCTTTCCAGAGATATTAAGGATTTGAGACTTACCAAAGTGCTATCAAAAAACAAAAGATATAAGTATGCATCAATTTCTAGAAAAGAAAATCAAGAATCGGAAAGAATGATGAGAATACTAGAGAATACATTATATAATGTAGAAAAAGTAGATAAAATTGTTGTTATAAAGACTTTATCTGGAGCAGCAGCAGGAGCAGCTGAGGCCATTGATTCTTTAGAATTTGAGGGTATAGCAGGAACTATAGCCGGTGACAATACTATATTTATTTTATTTAGACAAGAGGAAAAAGCAGAAGAAGTACTGCAATCTCTTTTCAAAATTATTAATCATTAATAATTAGCTTTGGCTTGAAGGAAGGTATAACATGCTTCTTGAACTAAACATTAAAAATTTTGCTTTAATGGAAAATCTTAATATTAGGTTTAACAAAGGGTTTAACGTTCTACTAGGTGAAACTGGCTCTGGAAAGAGTATAATAATAGATGCTATTAATTTTGTATTAGGTGAGAAATTTAACAAAAATTTTATTAGAACTGGTGAGACTAAAACTTTTGTTGAAGCTATATTTACCATAGAAAATTATGATACTGAAGATATTTTAAATGAATTAGGTATAGAATTTCAAGATATTCTAATAATAAGTAGAGAGACTCATAAATATGGTAAATCTATAGTAAAAGTAAATGGGAAATCAGTTATAATGAGCTCTTTAAAAGATATTAGCAAAACTTTGATAGATATTCATGGTCAGCATGAAAACCAAAGTCTTTTAAAGATAAATAATCATATACAATATGTTGATTATTATGGATATGATAGAACAAAAGATCTTTTAGAAAAATATAAATTAAAATATAAAAGAATAAAAGAAATCCACAGAGAATTAGAAGAATTGGAAGAAAGAAAAAAAGAAGATTTAAGAAAAAGTGAATTTTTGAAATTTCAATTAGAAGATATTAATAAAGCTAATTTAAAAATTGGTGAAGATGAGGAATTACTTGATAAGTATAATATTTTAAATAATGCTGAGAAAATTCAAAGTAGTTTAAATAATTGCTATAATGTTTTATATAGTAGTAATGATGGATATAGGTCTGTATATGATAATTTAAACTATATAGTTAAAAGTTTGAGAGCTATAGAGAATCATCAAAAAGATTTAAAAAAGTTGGCAGATTCTTTTCAAGAAATTTATTATATAATAGAGCAAAACGTGCATGATATAAGCAATATAAAGGATAATGTAAGTTATGATCGTGATGAATTAGATTATATAAATGAAAGACTTTATCTTATTGAAACTTTAAAAAAGAAGTATGGAAGCAGTTTAGAAGATATTATGAAATATAAAAAAGAAATAGAAGAAGAATTTAATTCATTGGAGAGCAGAGAAAACTCAATAAATGATTTATTAAAAGAAGAAGAAGAATTAACAAAGGATTTAGATATTATAAGTGATAATCTTCATAAAATAAGACAAGAAATAAGTGAAGAATTAGAAAAGAATATCATTTCAGAGTTTAATTATGTAGGTCTTGAAAAGGTTACATTTAAAGTATCTATAAAAAATCAAGAACAATATAATGAATATGGTAAGGATATTGTAGAGTTTTTAATATCTACTAATCCGGGAGAACCACTAAATCCAATAAATGAAATAGCCTCTGGAGGAGAACTTTCCAGAATAATGCTTTCTTTAAAAAGTGTTTTTATTAATAAAGATAATTTAGATACTGTTGTGTTTGATGAAATTGATACTGGTATTAGTGGAAGAGTTGCTCAAAGAGTGGGACATAAAATGTATTTAATTTCTAAAAATAAGCAAGTGTTTTGTATAACTCATCTTCCGCAAATAGCAGCTATGGCAGATAATTGCTATTTAGTTTGGAAGGAAGTTTTAGAAAATAAGACTTTTAGTAATATAAAACTAGCTACAGAAAAAGAAAAAATCGATTTTATTGCAAGAATGCTAGGAGGCTTAAGGACTACAGAATTATCCTTAGAACATGCCGAAGAAATACTAAAAATAGCAAATGAAAATAAAAAAGAATTAGCATAAATTTAAAAAGCTATGTTTACATTGAAACTTGTAAACATAGCTTTTTTTACTTTATATTTCAATAGATAAATTAAAATATAAGTATATAATATATTTTACTTAACTTGAAGATAAACTACAGAATAATGGATATACATATGGGGAAATTTAAAGTTAAAAGAAGAAGAATGGAGGTATGAAAGTTGAAAAATTATAGCAAAAAAAATATAAAATTTAATTATTTCATATTATGCATCACAATACTTTTTAATATTTGTATAACATACGTATGTGACACACAAATACCTCAAAATTACATTATAAAAGCAAATGCCAAAACTTTAAGTAATAGAAAAGTTTACTTAGGTGGAGAGCCTTTAGGTATACAAATAAACACCAAGGGAGCTTTAGTTGTTGGCTTATCCGATATAGATACAGAAAAAGGAGTAAAAACTAGTCCTGCAGTAAAAGCTGGAATTTCAATTGGTGATACTATTTTAAAAGTTAATGACATAAGTATTAATAATGGTGAAGATTTAAGCTATATCATAAATAATAATAAGTCTCAAAGGGTAGTAATAGAAATAGAGCATAAGGGGAAAAAATTAACTAAAAATCTCGTACCAGTTAAAAGCAAACTAGATGATAAGTATAAAATAGGACTTTGGGTAAGAGATTCTACATCAGGTATAGGTACTTTAACTTTTTATGATTCAAAGACAGGTAAGTATGGTGCATTAGGTCATGGGATTACAGATGTAGATACAGGAAGCATAATTGAAATATCATCTGGAGAAGTAGTTCCTTCAGAAATCGTATCTGTAAAGAAAGGATTACAAGGAGACCCAGGAGAATTAAAAGGCATATTTACTGGAGAAAATAAAATCATAGGAAATGTAAAAAGCAATACTATATGTGGTATATTTGGAGACTATAAAAAAGATGTAAATAATAAATTAAGTAAACCTATAGAAATAGGTAATAGAAAAGAAATAAAAGAAGGAAAAGCACAAATCTATACTACTATAACAGGAAAAAACCCGGAATTTTATGATATAGAAATAGAAAAATTACTTACTCAAGAACAACAAAGTTCTAAAAGCATGGTAATAAAAATTACGGATAAAAGATTATTAGATAAAACTGGTGGAATAGTTCAAGGAATGAGTGGTAGTCCTATAGTTCAAAATAATAAAATTGTAGGAGCTGTAACTCATGTGCTAGTAAACAAACCTGATAAAGGATATGGTATTTATATTGAATGGATGCTAGAAGAATGTGAAAAATCCGAAAATAACTAGAAATATACAGTTAAATATAGTAAAATGGTAACTAAGGTAAAAAGGTAGCTATTACTACCTTTTTACCAATTAAGTGAAAAAAGTATATATTTTTGTTTTTTTATTAATTTAGAAGGAGTTAATTAATTTGTGTCGAATTAAATAATTGTAAACATATGGAATTTTATGATAAAGGGGAGTTAATATATGGAGAATTCAAAAATAAGTGTAGTTATAGCAGACGATAATAAAGAATTTTGCAATATTTTAAATGATTATTTATTAAGTCAAAGAGATATGATAGTTACAGGCATAGCTAAAGATGGAATAGAAGCACTACAATTAATACAAGATAAAAAGCCAGATTTAGTTGTATTAGATATCATAATGCCACATCTTGATGGATTAGGTGTACTTGAGAAATTAAATAGTATGAATTTAGATCCAATGCCTAGAATAATAGTATTATCTGCCGTTGGACAAGATAGAATAACTCAGAGGGCAATTACACTAGGTGCAGATTATTATGTAGTTAAACCATTTGATATGGATATTTTCACTAAAAGAATAAGACAAATGTT
The nucleotide sequence above comes from Hathewaya histolytica. Encoded proteins:
- a CDS encoding NAD(+)/NADH kinase is translated as MQRIGININRTKDKSKEVLDFIKTIIYEEIENSTVVVLDEVNLSPSTLKELDMVISLGGDGTILNTSRLLEGYSIPIFGVNIGNLGFLTSSELHNFKEELRSILKNDFKVEDRLLLNCSMNEDDSISFKALNDIVISKGTLSRIVKFNIYIDDSLFTSFKSDGIIISTPTGSTAYSLSAGGPIIYPTLKVIAITPICPHILGMRTLIIDSNSKIVIKPELSLDKIFLTVDGQNSKEMSKNDYITIQSAEKKCKLIRTKSYDYFSVLRDKIIHR
- a CDS encoding CNNM domain-containing protein — translated: MEESNKKKNKKKGKSFSQKKWIITIFIWTILLGGSISLLSDSLLGNSSLLVAFILLTLIILIGIFFDAIGTAVTSASEVPFHAMASKKISGAKTAVSLIRNADKVANFCNDVIGDICGIVSGSAGAIITKKFMENLTPKENVLSVILPAIIGALTAAFTIGGKALGKNYAIKNSNNIIFNVAKFIQFFKKER
- a CDS encoding polyprenyl synthetase family protein, which encodes MSYKLLKEEIDNFLKEYFEGKGSYNKIIYDAMSYSLNIGGKRIRPILAILTYKLYNNDYKTILPIAAAIEMIHTYSLVHDDLPSMDNDDLRRGKPTNHKVYGEAIAILAGDALLNEAFNIMISCDIADDVKLSVMNIISKAASAEGMIGGQVVDILSENKEIEKEELYYMHSKKTGELIKSSILAGAFLGKAEEKELDILREYGEKLGLVFQIIDDILDVDGDANKLGKNIEMDLTRHKTNFITIYGLEGCRKLAKEITNECFSLLDRLDKDVEELKMLTEFLLIREF
- a CDS encoding arginine repressor, translating into MKSKRQSLILEIINSIDIETQEDLAGELEKRGIFVKQSTLSRDIKDLRLTKVLSKNKRYKYASISRKENQESERMMRILENTLYNVEKVDKIVVIKTLSGAAAGAAEAIDSLEFEGIAGTIAGDNTIFILFRQEEKAEEVLQSLFKIINH
- the xseB gene encoding exodeoxyribonuclease VII small subunit gives rise to the protein MAGKKQSYETMIKKLEDIVGKMDNSDLKLEDRIKNYEEGIKLSQNLFKILDDMEGKINILRNGEENSFLEEDGN
- a CDS encoding TlyA family RNA methyltransferase, which produces MENKKERLDVLLIKKGIFKSRERARENILNKKVYVNGKVEIKPGTKVDIESKIEFKGEHLKYVSRGGLKLEKALSKFNITLQNKLCLDIGASTGGFTHCMLLSGAKKIFAIDVGKDQLHESLENNPKVISYEETNVRELKQNHFNELGDFASIDVSFISLKKVMENVIGLLKDTGEIVALIKPQFEAGKRFLNKKGVVKDQNIHKEVVVDLYEYFKLLNFKILGFDYSPVTGPNGNIEYLVHLSKNSENNDTIFIEDIHEKIKEAFNTLK
- a CDS encoding bifunctional 5,10-methylenetetrahydrofolate dehydrogenase/5,10-methenyltetrahydrofolate cyclohydrolase produces the protein MGIVLKGKELNEVYTSKLKTMVDKRRNEGKNIPCLTAVLVGNDGGSLFYVNYQKKMCDKVGIKYNLIHLEEDTNEEKLLKTIEKLNEYREVHGIILQLPLPKGLNPKKITSCISENKDVDGLTDINIGKLFKGEDCFIPCTPRSVLEIVKSTGEKIEGKNAVIVGRSNIVGKPAAMLFLQENATVTIAHSRTESLNEVTNKADILVACVGVPGLITKEYVKEGAIVIDVGTSNVDGKMKGDVDFDGVIEKAAYVTPVPGGVGSVTTMMLIQNTVEAAERFDK
- the xseA gene encoding exodeoxyribonuclease VII large subunit encodes the protein MLIKVLTVSNLNNYIKKSFDNDVILNNVYVKGELSNFKVHSSGHIYFSIKDSGSKLNCIMFRDYANTLKFTPKEGDKVVVKGRVSVYEKEGYYQLYAREIELEGIGELYYEFNLLKEKLKEEGLFEERHKKALPLYPKRIGVITSPTGAAVRDIINVSLRRNPKTNILIYPSLVQGDSAPENLIKGIKYLNNMEDIDLIILARGGGSIEELWAFNNEKLAYAIHNSKKPIISGVGHETDFTISDFVSDMRAATPSAAAEIAVPSYTELKDRIFNLTLNLNNNIVFKLREEKDKVSIVLHKLKLQSPKSYIVNQYEYIDFLISKLNNNIDFNIGLEKENLIKNVSLLDAHNPYNVLKRGYSILQDKNFNIINSKEQLSKEKEVLITLKDGKIKLKIEVVE
- the nusB gene encoding transcription antitermination factor NusB, producing MNRKISREVAMKVLYQMLINKDTYENVKENLYEIVKAEELKSIDNTYIDTVVKGVIDNIDELDKKIEDNLVNWKINRIPKVNLCILRLSIYEILYLEEIPNKVSINEAVELTKKYSDDKSSKFINGVLAKFL
- the dxs gene encoding 1-deoxy-D-xylulose-5-phosphate synthase codes for the protein MSGKLDNYSNIDEIKEMSIKDLENFSVDVRKFLIDKVSKTGGHLASNLGVVELTLSLYKVFDFNNDRVIWDVGHQSYVHKILTGRKDKFDNLRNYGGLSGFPKRSESKYDCFETGHSSTSVSAGLGIARARDLSGKKYDVVSVIGDGALTGGMALEALNDLGYNKTKMIIILNDNQMSIAENVGGVSTYLSKLRTNPTYNKLKSDVNSTLSKIPAVGKEMVSSIQKLKDGFKQIMVPGMFFEEVGIRYFGPIDGHNIKDLTEVLSQAKQINEPVIIHVITKKGKGYKYAEQNPNKFHGVGPFNFSNGKTGSSSGVSYSKAFGDSMIELARENKDIVAITAAMPDGTGLNDFKKAYKNRFFDVGIAEQHAVTLAAGMASNGLKPVFAVYSTFLQRAFDQVLHDVSIQNLPVVFAIDRAGIVGQDGETHQGIFDLSYLSPIPNMTIMAPKCVDELKYMLKWATSQDFGPIAIRYPRGGDNQNVKFSPVKEFKRGEWEIIYGSAKISIIATGKMVQHAVLAREELQLRNIDCEVINATFIKPIDEKMIRHMSKNSELIVTIEDNIIQGGLASLVNRSLVENSYKGKVINLGFNDEFVTHGSVDELYRLHKLDSNSIVERILKEYNK